The nucleotide window TGTGGAGCGCGGCGACGTTTTAAGTCTGCTTAATTTAGAAGAAAAAGCTCGTGAAAGTTATATAAAAGCAAAAAAATATGTGCCTGACTTGGCAAACGAAAAACTAGCCAATTTAAGAACCTTATCCACTTCTTCATCTCACTCTAAGTTTGAAAAAGAATTGCCGATGAAGATGGGTGGTTCCGAGCAATCTAAAGTCATGCATAACTTGGCCCTTATGTCTTTAGAGTCAAGCTTTTCTAGTTTATCCATATCATACAACCATCCATTTTTCCTTAAAGATGACAACTCAGCGCTCGCTTTGAGTCATCCACTCACAGATAAAGTGGAATTAACCGATATTCCCGATACTCAATATTTGGCCCGCTGTTTGCGACAAACGCATTTGTCAAATGAATCGGAAAAGAAGTTAAGCGCGTTAGCCAAAGATGTTTTAGAGATTTTTGCGCATAAAAAAACTAAAATGTTTGAGCAAGTGCACGAAATTGTCCCGCTAGCAACGATCCCCGATGCTCGGTTTTATCGTCAGTTGATTAACCAAATGGTGGTAACGCTGAATGACGAAAGCATATTAAATTTAGATGTGACGCAAGGGCTAGCTGCAGCGATCAGAAACTGTCCCAAGGTCTTATTTGATATGCGAGGCGTCAGTGCAGGGGATTTGGTGGATGTATTAAATGTTTTAAAGAAACGCTTAGTTTTAATCCATCAGAATAATAATTATGTGCAACTTCGTGCTTTGCTAGAAGCTTTCTCATATGTTCTAGATGCCATGGTGCAAACTGGCCTTACTGAGCTCAATCGTGAGCGTTTGTTAGAGCCTCTCAATAACGCGTTGGAAAACTTACTTGAGCAGTCTATTGATCAAGAGTTGGCCTACCAGGTTCGTTACGTGTGCCAAGCGTTGGCGCATATTTCGAATAATGAAGAAACTTGGCAAACCGCGCTACGGAATGCTTTTAACATAGGAAGTGGGCTTGCTTCTTTGAGTGGGGGCGTGATAAACGCTCTTAAACTCAAGATCGAGCCGGCTAAATTTATTGAGGCGTTTCAATTTTTCAAGGCTTCATGGCAAGACCTTGGCCAGAAATGGAGAGGGCGACAGAACACTTGGTATTTAGCGCTACGGTTTGCTGATTTACTGCTAGAAGCTAAGCAATGGGCGAAATTCGAATATTTTGTTTGTAATCACTCAGATTGCCAGAATAAAGATTTTTTGCTGGGTTTATGCCAGCGCCTAGAACAGATTGCCGATACTCAGACAGGAGAGGTTCGAGGCGGTGCAATTAGATTTTTGAAGAGCTTGTTAGATAGTGAAAAACAGGCAGTTCAACTTATTGCTCAAGCTGCTATCGTTCGTCTGGCTAAGCAAACAAGCAAAAGCCAGTCTGGAATTATTCTGCCTGCTTGGTCCTCTATCTGGCAGACGGCTCAGGGTACTCAGTTATTAAAGGAAGCGCTGTTGAAGCAAAAACAAGACGCATTGTGGCAACGTGAAATCGTTCCGTTTGCAGAATTGGGCAAAAATATTCAAGAGCTAAAAAAAACCTATCTAAACGACTTAGAAGCTATAGATGAAATTCGAGAGGCTCGGGCGCTTTATGTAAAACTGCGAGGCACGACTCTGGCCAATACATCGGAATCTTTCGATCTAGATGAAAAAACGGATGCATTTCTTAAGTCAGAAAAACGAGTCCTGCTTTTACTAGGCAAAGCCGGCTCTGGAAAATCGACATTTAATCGTCATTTAGCACAACGCTTGTGGCATCAGTACCGTGATTCATCTGAGTCTGATGAGACGCCGATCCCCCTATTTATCTCTCTCTCAACCCTTAGAGAACCCACCAAAAACCTGATTGCCTCCTTTTTGCAAGAACAAGGATTCTCAAAACAGCAGATTGAAACGTTGCGTACAACGCGGCGCTTTATTTTTATTTTGGATGGGTATGATGAGATCGCGCAACGTGACGGTCGGTTCTATGCGGATAACCGGCTCAATGAATGGAAAGCCAAAGTTATTGTGAGTAGCCGGCCTGAATATTTAAACCCCGGCTATGAACGTCAATTTTGTCCATTGGGCCAACCTCGGCTACTGCAAGTTTATCAGTTAGCCCCATTCTCTGATAAAGAGCGCAAGCTATATATAAGTAACTACAAGGCTTATATCAATTCAGCCACTTCGTCTGCTATCAATTACGAGAAAGCGTTTGAAACGTTTGATTTAAGGATGTTAGCAAGAACGCCTTTTCTGCTGAAAATGGTACTAGATGTTTTGTCTGCATCTAGTGTGGGAGAGGCTACTTTGAGTCAAAACGGTTTGACTCAGCTTGCATTATATGAACAATTTTTGACTAATTGGTTCGCCCGTTCAGAAGAGCGCCTTAAGTCTATTCAACTCACATTAAGCGAAGAGGATGCGTATAAATTTTTAGTTAAGCGAGGATTTACTCAATTAGGGATAGAGTTTAGTCAAGAATTAGCCATAGCTATGTATAAAAAGCGGACAGCAGCGGTTACTTTAGACGCGCTACCGGAATATGCAGGTGATGAAAAAATACGGCTTTTGTACCTTAATGCTCCTCTAATTCGTGAAGGTAACCAATACCGTTTTCTGCATAAATCATTTCAAGATTATTTGGTGGCTAGCGCAGTGTGGAAAGAGCTAGGCCAAGCGCAGGGGCCAGTGCGTCAAAACGCATTATTGAATCGACTCAATTTAGTGAAAGAGCCTACCGCGCTGGAATTTTTGGTTGAACGCGTCAAGCAAGTACCCCTCTTGGAAAAGAGCTTGTTGAGTTACGTGGAGTATTCGAAATTAAATGAAGGTTTTGAAATGGGCGCAGCAAATGCGCTGACTATTTTAGTCAAAGCAGGAATGCAATTTAATCGCTCGGATTTTAATGGGATTAAAGTGCCTGGAGCTGATTTGAGCTACGGTGTATTTGATGGTGCTCAGTTTGAAAGAGCGAATCTAAGCGAAGTAACGTTGCGTGGCGCATGGTTACGTGGGGCGAATATGCGTAATGCAACGTTATCAGGGGCTGAATTTGGAGAAGCGCCAGCGTTAGAAATAGGAACAGAGGTCCATGCTTGTAGTTATTCATTGGATGGTCAGTGGTTAGCTATGGGTGCTTATGGGGGTAAAGGCGCGGGTTACCATATTCAAGTGTATGAAGCAAAAACGCGCAAGCTTAAGCATCTTCTGCAAAATCCCAATGCTCAAAGGTACTACAGTGTCGTTTTCTCGCCAAATGGCAAATGGCTGGTGGCAGGGGATAGTGGTCAGCGTATAAGTTTATGGGATGTTAATTCAAGTAAGCTGTTGAAAGAATTGATAAATCATGAGGGTGAAGTCTATAGCATTGCATTTTCGCCCAATAATCGGTGGTTGGTTTCAGGCAGTGGTGACAACACCATCAAATTATGGAAAGTGCAAGACGACGGTACTCTTAGCTTGCATCATACTCTCAATGGGCATAGCGGGGATGTACATAGTGTGTCTATCTCGCCAGATGGAAAATGGCTAGTGTCAGGGAGTAGGGATAACACAATAAAATTGTGGGCGTTAGAAGAAGGGCAAGCCTCGTTGTTTCAGACGCTTGAGAAATCTCATGGAGGGCATAGCGATACTGTCTGCAGTGTATGTTTTTCGTCGGACGGAGCAACTATCGTGTCTGGGAGCGCTGACGAGACGGTGAAGTTATGGAGTCTCACAAAAGCAGGAGCAATATTATCTCAGACCCTTGAAGGAAGTGATGATATGGCGCTATCTGTTGCTTTTTCTTCAGATAGTAAATGGGCGGTAGCTGGAGGCTTGAGTGGCGGAGTGGCGCTTTGGAATTTAGAAACCTCAAAAATCTCATCTTATCAAAGGTTAGATGGGCACAATGGCGCGGTATCAAGTGTCTGTATTTCTCCGGAGGGGACGGAGTTAGTTTCTGGGGCTATGGATGGTATGGTGAAATTATGGCCGTTGGGAAATCCAGAGGTTTTTTCGCAACCAAAATTTAAGGGACATAGTGCGGGGGTGTTGTATATGTCATTTTCGCCCGAAGGGAGATGGCTTGCCTCTGCGAGTTACGATAAGACGGTGAAGCTGTGGAGAGTAGGAGATAAAGAGGTGGCGTTGGAGCAGACGCTCGAAGGACATCAAGAAATAGTATCGAATATATCCCTCTCATCAGATGGTCAGTGGCTAATCTCTGGGGATGAAGCTGGCGCGCTGAAAGTTTGGAAGCGAGAGAAAAGCTCAGGAATGGTGTTGCAGCGCACCCTTAATGGATATCGTCATAGTACGCAGGCGGTGTCCATTTTTTCAAATAATAGATGGTTGGCCGCATATGGAAAAGATATAGTCGTGATGAGGCTGAAAGCGTTAGCAGAAGGAGAAGAGCTGCCGCTTCAAATGATCAGCGGACATAGCGATCTAGTTTCGAGTTTATCAAGCGCGAGCTCGCTGGAAGGTAAATTGATAGCCTCAGGAAGCTATGATCAAACAGTGAAAGTATGGCAGCTAGAAGGTGATCAATTATCAGAGTTCTTTACTCTTAATGAGAGCCTTGGAGAGGAGTATGACCGAGCAGTTCATAGTGTGTCGATTGCACCAGACTGTGAATTTATGGCATCTGGGACGAATGATGGGGTGGTGAATCTATGGAAGCCTGACGGCGCAGAAATGAAGCGTTATATGTTAGAAGGACATAAAGGTGCGGTACACAGTGTATCTATCTCTCCAGATGGCAAATGGGTGGCTTCTGGAGGGCAGAGTAATACGGTCATGCTATGGTCGTCAGACACACACAAGTGTGAAGTAAAGATTCAGGGTGACATTGGGTATTTTATTAGTTCAATTGTTTGGTTAGAATCTTGTACGGGCTCAATGAAAATCGCGCTGGGAGGAGCGGATCGCGCGATTCGTATTTTCCAATTAGAACAAGAAGAAGACCGTTGGAAATCCTATTTATGGTGGACTTCATATCAAAATAAATTATCTGTAGATGGCCTGTCGATTCAAGGCGTGCGAGGCCTAAGTCCAGATAATGCTAATTTGCTCCGCCAAAAAGGAGCCATTGTGCAATTGCATTAAGGTTCGAATTAAATCAAATTCAATTAGAGAGAAAAAAACGGAGCGTAAAGCCCCGTTATAAAAAACAAGAGAAGAAGGCGGCACCAGAGGTACATCTTCTCTGGGTGCCGCAGAATCAGACAAAGTAATGTAAATTAAGTTCGCTATTTTTTTGCGCTTTGGCAATTTGACTACTTCGGATTTGCTTGCAATGGGTAGAGGAAAATTTCGACGCGTCGGTTTTGGGCACGACCGGTTGGCGTAAGATTGTCGGCAATCGGTTGCGTTTGTCCGCGTCCTTCAGATGAGAGCCGACCAGAGGCGGTGCCTCGACTGACGAGATAGTTAGCCACGGCTAGCGCGCGGCTTTGTGACAGCGTCATGTTGTAAGGTACGGCACCGGTATTATCCGTGTGGCCAATGATGCGGGCCGCCAGCTCTGGATTTTGCACTAGGGTCCGCGCCACCTCGTCAAGAGCTGACATGAAGGTTGGGCGAATTTGATAGCTATTGGTGGCAAAAGAGACTGAGCTGGGTATATTGACTTTGAGTGACCCATCCTGCTGCTCAGTGATTTGTGTACCCGTGCCTTGGGTGGCGCCCGCTAAGCGTTGTTTAATTGCGGTCCAATTGTAACCGGTCAGCCCGCCCGCTAATGCGCCAATTGCGCCACCAATCATCGCGCCTTCTGAGTGGCCAATGAGCGCCCCCACGCCAGCACCGGTAGCCGCGCCAATGCCGGTACCTAGCGCGGCGTTGTTTTGTTGCCCAGGGGGCGCTGCGCAACCTGCAAAAAGGGTGCTCGCCAATAGACAGGAAGCAAGCGGTAGGGCGAGTGTTTTCGAGCTCATTTTCATCATAGACTCCGAAAGTTAAGTTTGGGACTAAGGTTTGTTGCAACCATTGGCACAACACGAACTGCAAAAATAAGCTTTATAACAGAGGCGATCGACTTCTCCTTGAATTTGAATATATTTAAGATTGTTCTAGAAAAGGGAGTTTATGCAATATATTTTGAAGCTATCTTCCTGAACTGTCTGAATTGCGCATCAACTGAATGCTTTGTATAAAATTGAATCATTCAATTTGCTTAGATATCGCGTTATGATCAATAGTTTCTACTCGCTTTTAGCCAGCTTAAAGGATAGCGCGCTTGCGTATTTTCATTGCCTCGTTTGATGCGAGTTACTCGGTGCGCAGCCGTTACAATCAACGAATGGAAATTTTATGAGTATTGATAACGTTCAAATTCAAGCTGCATTGGCTCAGGTCATTGACCCGCAACGGGGGGAAGACTTAATTACGACAAAAAGCGTACGCCATAGCGTGATTGAGAACGGTTGCGTAACCGTGGATGTGGTGCTGGACTATCCAGCGCAAAGTCAGTTTGAAGCACTGCACACTCGCATTACACATGCGCTTGCCGCTGTGCCCGGGGTGACGAGCGTTGATGTTACGATTTCACAGCAGATTGTGGCGCGCGCAGTGCAGCCGGGGATTAAATTACTGCCTAATGTAAAAAATATCATTGCGGTGGCATCTGGCAAAGGGGGCGTAGGCAAAAGCACCACCGCCGTTAACCTGGCGCTTGCATTGGCGGCTGAAGGGGCGAGTGTTGGTTTGCTGGATGCGGATATTTATGGTCCATCTCAGCCCATGATGCTTGGCCTTGAGGGCAAACCTGAATCAAAAGACGGAAAATCGATGGAGCCGCTTGAACGATACGGCATCCAAGTGAATTCGATCGGTTTTTTGGTGGAAACAGATACCCCAATGGTTTGGCGTGGCCCGATGGTCACCTCTGCCTTTGATCAGTTGCTCAGGCAAACCAACTGGCGTGAACTGGATTATTTAATTATCGATATGCCCCCAGGCACTGGCGATATTCAATTGACGTTAGCGCAGCGAGTGCCTGTAACGGGGGCCGTGATCGTTACGACACCGCAAGATATGGCGTTACTTGACGCTAAGCGGGGGCTCAAAATGTTCGAGAAAGTGCAGATCCCGATTCTTGGCATTGTGGAGAATATGAGTACGCATATTTGTTCTAATTGCGGGCATGCAGAATCTATCTTTGGCGCAGGTGGTGCAGAACGAATGTGCAAACAATTCGGGGTTGAGCTGTTGGGCAGCTTGCCGCTTGATATGAGCATTCGTGAGCGGACTGATGCGGGTTGTCCCACTGTAGTGGCGGAGCCGCACAGCCATAATGCGCAGATTTACCACGAAATCGCGTGCAAAGTTGCGCTTGCCGTGGCCCGTAAAGCACGCGATATGAGTTCAAAGTTTCCAGATATTGTGGTGCAAAAAACCTAATGTTTCACCGCCTGCGCGGCCCGCATCTTTGGCTTTGAACGCGTTATGATATGGTTTGCGCAAGGCGCTGAGCTTTTTTAAGCAAGACAATATTTTATTTAAATTAAGTATCAGAGGACTGTATGAGAAAACCACTGGGCAAAATCATTTCCCCAGTTTTGTGTGTGTTTCTGATCGTAAGCGTTTTCAGTGCGCTCAATGCTGGGTGTTCGACCTTATTCAGGCCGCATGAAAAACGCGCGCATGCGGTGCTGCTGCCAACGCTAGGAAGTAGTGCGCGTGGTACGGTGAATTTTATTGAACGGGTCGATGGTATGCAAGTGACCTACAATCTTGTGGGGTTGCCGCCAAACAGTGATTATTCTTTTCGAATTTATGAACGGGGTCACTGCAATGCGTTTAGCGCGCG belongs to Mycoavidus sp. B2-EB and includes:
- a CDS encoding OmpA family protein; amino-acid sequence: MSSKTLALPLASCLLASTLFAGCAAPPGQQNNAALGTGIGAATGAGVGALIGHSEGAMIGGAIGALAGGLTGYNWTAIKQRLAGATQGTGTQITEQQDGSLKVNIPSSVSFATNSYQIRPTFMSALDEVARTLVQNPELAARIIGHTDNTGAVPYNMTLSQSRALAVANYLVSRGTASGRLSSEGRGQTQPIADNLTPTGRAQNRRVEIFLYPLQANPK
- a CDS encoding NACHT domain-containing protein; translation: MLSRIDNKFTGNSIRQKTIDKNFELGKIYLEQGRSCKNKNELEQAVALFSEAKEAFKKVKLSNELTADTIQRLWGEAYVERGDVLSLLNLEEKARESYIKAKKYVPDLANEKLANLRTLSTSSSHSKFEKELPMKMGGSEQSKVMHNLALMSLESSFSSLSISYNHPFFLKDDNSALALSHPLTDKVELTDIPDTQYLARCLRQTHLSNESEKKLSALAKDVLEIFAHKKTKMFEQVHEIVPLATIPDARFYRQLINQMVVTLNDESILNLDVTQGLAAAIRNCPKVLFDMRGVSAGDLVDVLNVLKKRLVLIHQNNNYVQLRALLEAFSYVLDAMVQTGLTELNRERLLEPLNNALENLLEQSIDQELAYQVRYVCQALAHISNNEETWQTALRNAFNIGSGLASLSGGVINALKLKIEPAKFIEAFQFFKASWQDLGQKWRGRQNTWYLALRFADLLLEAKQWAKFEYFVCNHSDCQNKDFLLGLCQRLEQIADTQTGEVRGGAIRFLKSLLDSEKQAVQLIAQAAIVRLAKQTSKSQSGIILPAWSSIWQTAQGTQLLKEALLKQKQDALWQREIVPFAELGKNIQELKKTYLNDLEAIDEIREARALYVKLRGTTLANTSESFDLDEKTDAFLKSEKRVLLLLGKAGSGKSTFNRHLAQRLWHQYRDSSESDETPIPLFISLSTLREPTKNLIASFLQEQGFSKQQIETLRTTRRFIFILDGYDEIAQRDGRFYADNRLNEWKAKVIVSSRPEYLNPGYERQFCPLGQPRLLQVYQLAPFSDKERKLYISNYKAYINSATSSAINYEKAFETFDLRMLARTPFLLKMVLDVLSASSVGEATLSQNGLTQLALYEQFLTNWFARSEERLKSIQLTLSEEDAYKFLVKRGFTQLGIEFSQELAIAMYKKRTAAVTLDALPEYAGDEKIRLLYLNAPLIREGNQYRFLHKSFQDYLVASAVWKELGQAQGPVRQNALLNRLNLVKEPTALEFLVERVKQVPLLEKSLLSYVEYSKLNEGFEMGAANALTILVKAGMQFNRSDFNGIKVPGADLSYGVFDGAQFERANLSEVTLRGAWLRGANMRNATLSGAEFGEAPALEIGTEVHACSYSLDGQWLAMGAYGGKGAGYHIQVYEAKTRKLKHLLQNPNAQRYYSVVFSPNGKWLVAGDSGQRISLWDVNSSKLLKELINHEGEVYSIAFSPNNRWLVSGSGDNTIKLWKVQDDGTLSLHHTLNGHSGDVHSVSISPDGKWLVSGSRDNTIKLWALEEGQASLFQTLEKSHGGHSDTVCSVCFSSDGATIVSGSADETVKLWSLTKAGAILSQTLEGSDDMALSVAFSSDSKWAVAGGLSGGVALWNLETSKISSYQRLDGHNGAVSSVCISPEGTELVSGAMDGMVKLWPLGNPEVFSQPKFKGHSAGVLYMSFSPEGRWLASASYDKTVKLWRVGDKEVALEQTLEGHQEIVSNISLSSDGQWLISGDEAGALKVWKREKSSGMVLQRTLNGYRHSTQAVSIFSNNRWLAAYGKDIVVMRLKALAEGEELPLQMISGHSDLVSSLSSASSLEGKLIASGSYDQTVKVWQLEGDQLSEFFTLNESLGEEYDRAVHSVSIAPDCEFMASGTNDGVVNLWKPDGAEMKRYMLEGHKGAVHSVSISPDGKWVASGGQSNTVMLWSSDTHKCEVKIQGDIGYFISSIVWLESCTGSMKIALGGADRAIRIFQLEQEEDRWKSYLWWTSYQNKLSVDGLSIQGVRGLSPDNANLLRQKGAIVQLH
- the apbC gene encoding iron-sulfur cluster carrier protein ApbC, translated to MSIDNVQIQAALAQVIDPQRGEDLITTKSVRHSVIENGCVTVDVVLDYPAQSQFEALHTRITHALAAVPGVTSVDVTISQQIVARAVQPGIKLLPNVKNIIAVASGKGGVGKSTTAVNLALALAAEGASVGLLDADIYGPSQPMMLGLEGKPESKDGKSMEPLERYGIQVNSIGFLVETDTPMVWRGPMVTSAFDQLLRQTNWRELDYLIIDMPPGTGDIQLTLAQRVPVTGAVIVTTPQDMALLDAKRGLKMFEKVQIPILGIVENMSTHICSNCGHAESIFGAGGAERMCKQFGVELLGSLPLDMSIRERTDAGCPTVVAEPHSHNAQIYHEIACKVALAVARKARDMSSKFPDIVVQKT
- a CDS encoding superoxide dismutase family protein — encoded protein: MRKPLGKIISPVLCVFLIVSVFSALNAGCSTLFRPHEKRAHAVLLPTLGSSARGTVNFIERVDGMQVTYNLVGLPPNSDYSFRIYERGHCNAFSARDSGQVFDPSRLSGSSALSNARPAGNMPNIKADANGGATGFVVVTELTLDGIRSVVGRSVVVLHYEDTSVEKSRLACGVIRR